A single Prevotella sp. E15-22 DNA region contains:
- a CDS encoding type IV toxin-antitoxin system AbiEi family antitoxin has translation MIKERQILESAVENLRNQCQRIRIEVCPNGDSNGFVDISGIKFRCEIKQYVKSSQIPSIINQCKSNGTNLLVAEYISSTAMERLVEQDINVLDTSGNCFVEVKDRLFIHITGNKKTLPDKEKGMNFKVSGFKVLFSILTLEDEQIPSIRNLASKSGSSNGTVKHVIDVLEANDYIISSGKNKFIKDRERLLEDWVDLFNKSQRSALQLGRASWIISNKEWQKVSLPEGMIWGGDPGAYLMNGYMTPAEFCIYTELPVREIVKTKAMVPNKEGDIIFYQKFWEGKLSELGSAILFYADLINQNNSRCLEAAKRIRDERLTYTK, from the coding sequence ATGATTAAAGAACGTCAAATACTGGAGAGTGCTGTTGAGAATCTCAGAAATCAATGTCAACGCATAAGGATTGAGGTGTGTCCCAATGGGGATAGCAATGGCTTTGTTGATATTTCTGGAATAAAGTTCAGATGTGAAATCAAACAATATGTCAAGAGCTCACAAATTCCCTCTATTATTAACCAATGCAAAAGCAATGGCACCAATCTGCTTGTTGCTGAATATATTAGCAGCACGGCAATGGAACGACTTGTTGAGCAGGATATAAACGTCCTTGATACAAGTGGCAATTGTTTTGTCGAGGTGAAAGATAGGTTGTTTATCCACATAACTGGGAATAAGAAAACCCTTCCTGACAAAGAAAAGGGAATGAATTTCAAGGTATCGGGTTTCAAAGTATTATTTAGTATTCTGACCTTGGAAGACGAACAGATTCCGTCTATCAGAAATCTTGCATCAAAATCTGGTTCATCTAATGGAACTGTCAAACATGTAATTGATGTCTTGGAGGCAAATGACTATATTATTTCTAGTGGCAAGAACAAATTTATTAAGGATAGAGAACGCCTGTTGGAAGATTGGGTGGATTTGTTCAATAAATCACAAAGATCAGCTTTGCAATTAGGGCGAGCTTCGTGGATTATATCAAATAAAGAGTGGCAAAAAGTTTCATTGCCAGAAGGCATGATTTGGGGAGGAGATCCTGGAGCATACCTGATGAATGGCTATATGACACCAGCAGAATTCTGTATTTACACAGAGCTCCCTGTCAGAGAAATAGTGAAGACGAAGGCCATGGTTCCTAACAAAGAAGGTGATATTATTTTCTATCAGAAATTCTGGGAGGGAAAACTAAGTGAGTTAGGTTCTGCCATACTGTTCTATGCAGACCTGATTAATCAAAACAACAGCCGCTGTCTGGAAGCAGCAAAGAGAATAAGAGATGAAAGACTTACATATACAAAGTAA
- a CDS encoding (deoxy)nucleoside triphosphate pyrophosphohydrolase, which yields MKRIEVVAAIIHDGEGRIFATQRGYGDYKDGWEFPGGKMEPGETPEEALKREIWEELETRIVVERLVQTVEWDYSAFYLTMHCFWCHVESGQLTLKEHEAAKWLAMDELDSVDWLPADREVVGKI from the coding sequence ATGAAACGGATTGAGGTTGTTGCAGCGATTATTCATGATGGGGAGGGGCGCATCTTCGCCACCCAGCGTGGATATGGCGACTATAAGGACGGATGGGAGTTTCCTGGGGGAAAGATGGAACCTGGGGAGACGCCTGAGGAGGCGCTGAAGCGCGAGATTTGGGAGGAGCTGGAAACACGGATCGTGGTGGAAAGGCTGGTGCAGACGGTGGAATGGGATTATTCAGCCTTTTACCTGACCATGCACTGCTTCTGGTGCCACGTGGAGAGTGGACAGCTGACGCTGAAGGAGCATGAGGCGGCGAAGTGGCTGGCTATGGACGAGCTGGACAGCGTGGACTGGCTGCCGGCTGACAGAGAAGTGGTGGGGAAGATCTAA